In one Desulfoferula mesophila genomic region, the following are encoded:
- a CDS encoding PQQ-dependent sugar dehydrogenase, with the protein MGTRGDKVFAVREGGLGRAGEVLTLAQGLRQPNGVALRDGDLYVAAVDKVYNLPKIEDNLDAPPAPVLITDQLPGDSHHGWRYAAFGPDGLLYIAVGAPCNVCEAPDPFSSIIRMDDQGGYEVFARGIRNSVGLDWRPGSGVLWFTNNDRDWMGDDEPPDSLHRAPRPGLDFGFPYCHAGVPDPELNQDRGCARFAPAARKLPAHVAALGMRFYTGEMFPPAFRGAVFIAEHGSWNRSKPIGYRVSLVRLEGDKAVDYQPFATGWLGGASAWGRPVDVLVDRTGALLVSDDRAGAIYRITYEKP; encoded by the coding sequence GTGGGCACTCGCGGGGACAAGGTGTTCGCGGTGCGCGAAGGCGGGCTGGGCCGGGCGGGTGAGGTGCTCACCCTGGCCCAGGGCCTGCGCCAGCCCAACGGGGTGGCCCTCAGGGACGGCGACCTGTACGTCGCGGCGGTGGACAAGGTGTACAACCTACCGAAAATTGAGGACAACCTGGACGCGCCCCCGGCCCCGGTGCTGATTACCGACCAATTGCCAGGCGACTCCCACCACGGCTGGCGCTACGCCGCCTTCGGTCCCGACGGCCTGCTCTACATCGCGGTGGGGGCTCCCTGCAACGTGTGCGAGGCCCCGGACCCCTTTTCCAGCATCATCCGCATGGATGACCAGGGCGGCTACGAGGTGTTCGCCCGGGGCATCCGCAACTCGGTGGGCCTGGACTGGCGGCCCGGCAGCGGGGTGCTGTGGTTCACCAACAACGACCGCGATTGGATGGGCGACGACGAGCCCCCGGACAGCCTGCACCGGGCCCCCCGGCCGGGGCTGGATTTCGGCTTCCCCTATTGCCACGCCGGGGTGCCCGACCCGGAGCTGAACCAGGATCGGGGTTGCGCCCGCTTCGCCCCGGCCGCTCGCAAGCTGCCCGCCCACGTGGCCGCTCTGGGCATGCGCTTTTACACCGGCGAGATGTTCCCGCCGGCCTTTCGGGGGGCCGTGTTCATCGCCGAGCACGGCTCCTGGAACCGCAGCAAGCCCATCGGCTACAGGGTGAGTCTGGTGCGTCTGGAAGGCGATAAGGCGGTGGATTACCAGCCCTTTGCCACGGGATGGCTGGGGGGGGCCAGCGCCTGGGGCCGCCCGGTGGACGTGCTGGTGGA
- a CDS encoding NAD(P)H-dependent oxidoreductase subunit E produces MAQTAIDIDIDEIIERYPGKPEYLIFLLQDIQAAFNYISPEALTLVCDHTGVPESQAYAVATFYNSFSLEPKGENIVHVCLGTACHLKGSGLIAENLMRKLGLDGPGTTEDLKYTVETVNCLGACALAPVAVVNGEYQPKVTSPKLMKTVQKLGDE; encoded by the coding sequence GTGGCTCAAACAGCGATAGACATCGATATCGACGAAATCATAGAGCGCTACCCCGGCAAACCGGAATACCTGATCTTCCTGTTGCAGGATATCCAGGCCGCCTTCAACTACATCTCGCCCGAGGCCCTCACCCTGGTCTGCGACCATACCGGGGTGCCGGAGTCCCAGGCCTACGCGGTGGCCACTTTTTATAATTCCTTCAGCCTGGAGCCCAAGGGCGAAAACATCGTCCACGTGTGCCTGGGTACCGCCTGCCACCTCAAGGGCAGCGGGCTCATCGCCGAGAACCTGATGCGCAAGCTGGGCCTGGACGGCCCCGGCACCACCGAGGACCTCAAGTACACCGTGGAGACGGTCAACTGTCTGGGCGCCTGCGCCCTGGCCCCGGTGGCGGTGGTGAACGGCGAATACCAGCCCAAGGTGACCTCGCCCAAGCTGATGAAGACCGTGCAAAAGCTCGGCGACGAGTAA
- the nuoF gene encoding NADH-quinone oxidoreductase subunit NuoF, whose product MQATAKDTTELRLGSLEELEKLRGELRAAEDPDQTRIIVCHGTGCVANGSPGVTQALKDALAAAGEQVEVMPGIKTTGCHGFCSRGPLVIIKPKNIFYQQVKPADAEEIVQQTIVKGETVERLLYKLPQSGEAVETTEDIPFYAGQERVVLKNIGQIDPTKIDDAIRAGAYAGAAKALTTMEPQQVIDEVIKSGLRGRGGAGFPTGVKWNLAAKHQGGQKYVLCNADEGDPGAFMDRSVMEGDPHAVVEGMIIGGYAIGADTGYVYVRAEYPLAIKHLEKALADARALGLLGENILGSGFNFDIRINRGAGAFVCGEETALMRSVEGKVGEPVPRPPYPSDKGLFGKPSVLNNVETWANVSRILDRGADWFASLGTEKSKGTKVFALVGKVNNVGLVEVPMGIKLKDIVMTIGGGVPGSDRFKAVQTGGPSGGCLPWEDAELPVDFDSLIAAGSMMGSGGMIVMDDRDCMVDVAKYFLGFLEEESCGKCFPCRLGVPRLRETLNRFSKGEGTIEDIDDLYSMAEAIKAGSLCALGGTAPNAVLSTLRYFRDEYEAHILEHRCPAGVCKDLITYSIDPEACTGCHACFRACPQNAVSGEKKKPHTIDESLCIRCGMCLESCKFGAVQVQ is encoded by the coding sequence ATGCAAGCTACGGCAAAGGACACCACTGAGCTGAGGCTGGGCTCCCTGGAGGAGTTGGAGAAGTTGCGCGGCGAGCTGCGGGCGGCCGAAGACCCCGACCAGACCAGGATCATCGTCTGCCACGGCACCGGCTGCGTGGCCAACGGCAGCCCCGGCGTGACCCAGGCCCTCAAGGACGCCCTGGCCGCCGCCGGCGAGCAGGTGGAGGTGATGCCCGGCATCAAGACCACCGGCTGCCACGGCTTCTGCTCCCGCGGCCCCCTGGTCATCATAAAGCCCAAGAACATCTTCTATCAGCAGGTAAAGCCCGCCGACGCCGAGGAGATCGTGCAGCAGACGATCGTCAAGGGTGAAACGGTGGAGCGTCTGCTCTACAAGCTGCCCCAGAGCGGCGAGGCCGTGGAGACCACCGAGGATATCCCCTTCTACGCGGGCCAAGAGCGGGTGGTGCTCAAGAACATCGGCCAGATCGACCCCACCAAGATCGACGACGCCATCCGGGCCGGGGCCTACGCCGGCGCGGCCAAGGCCTTGACCACCATGGAGCCCCAACAGGTCATCGACGAGGTGATCAAATCCGGCCTGAGGGGCCGGGGCGGCGCGGGCTTCCCCACCGGCGTCAAGTGGAACCTGGCCGCCAAGCACCAGGGCGGGCAAAAGTACGTGCTGTGCAACGCCGACGAAGGCGACCCCGGGGCCTTCATGGACCGCTCCGTGATGGAGGGCGACCCCCACGCGGTGGTGGAAGGCATGATCATCGGCGGCTACGCCATCGGGGCCGACACCGGTTACGTGTACGTGCGCGCCGAATACCCCCTGGCCATCAAGCACCTGGAAAAGGCGCTGGCCGACGCCCGGGCCCTCGGCCTGCTGGGCGAGAACATCCTGGGCAGCGGCTTCAACTTCGACATCCGCATCAACCGCGGCGCGGGCGCCTTTGTCTGCGGCGAGGAAACCGCCCTCATGCGCTCGGTGGAGGGCAAGGTGGGCGAGCCGGTGCCCCGGCCTCCCTATCCCTCCGACAAGGGCCTGTTCGGCAAGCCCTCCGTGCTCAACAACGTGGAGACCTGGGCCAACGTCAGCCGCATCCTGGACCGGGGCGCGGATTGGTTCGCTTCCCTGGGCACCGAGAAGTCCAAGGGCACCAAGGTCTTCGCCCTGGTGGGCAAGGTCAACAACGTGGGCCTGGTGGAAGTGCCCATGGGCATCAAGCTGAAGGATATCGTCATGACCATCGGCGGCGGGGTGCCCGGCTCCGACCGCTTCAAGGCGGTGCAGACCGGCGGCCCCTCCGGCGGCTGCCTGCCCTGGGAAGACGCCGAGTTGCCGGTGGACTTCGACTCGCTTATCGCCGCGGGCTCCATGATGGGCTCCGGCGGCATGATCGTCATGGACGACCGCGACTGCATGGTGGACGTGGCCAAGTACTTCCTGGGCTTTTTGGAGGAGGAATCCTGCGGCAAGTGCTTCCCCTGCCGCCTGGGGGTGCCCCGCCTGCGCGAGACCCTCAATCGCTTCTCCAAGGGCGAGGGCACGATCGAGGACATCGACGACCTCTACAGCATGGCCGAGGCCATCAAGGCCGGCTCCCTGTGCGCCCTGGGCGGCACGGCGCCCAACGCGGTGCTCAGCACCCTGCGCTACTTCCGCGACGAGTACGAGGCCCACATCCTGGAGCACCGCTGCCCGGCCGGCGTTTGCAAGGACCTTATCACCTACAGCATCGACCCCGAGGCCTGCACCGGCTGCCACGCCTGCTTCCGGGCCTGCCCCCAGAACGCGGTCAGCGGCGAGAAGAAAAAGCCGCACACCATCGACGAGAGCTTGTGCATCCGCTGCGGCATGTGCCTGGAGTCCTGCAAGTTCGGCGCGGTCCAAGTCCAATAG
- a CDS encoding 2Fe-2S iron-sulfur cluster-binding protein gives MLSLTIDGKKVEAEAGWTLLDTARQYGIEIPTLCYHEAVEPFGACRLCVVELRQGNASRLVASCVYPAEEGLEVHTASEKVNNVRRWILEMLMSECPASQEIKEMAAQYGVETTRFEINDPEQECILCGLCVRACAQVVGANAISTVGRGAQKEIGSPYLVPGDACVACGTCVTVCPTGAMRARFERVRGVPSVVMARSVK, from the coding sequence ATGTTGAGTTTGACCATAGACGGAAAGAAAGTCGAAGCCGAGGCCGGTTGGACGCTACTGGACACGGCGCGCCAATACGGCATCGAAATACCCACCCTGTGCTACCACGAGGCCGTGGAGCCCTTCGGGGCCTGCCGGCTGTGCGTGGTGGAGCTCAGGCAGGGCAACGCCTCGCGCCTGGTGGCCTCCTGCGTGTATCCGGCCGAAGAGGGCCTGGAGGTGCACACCGCCAGCGAGAAGGTGAACAACGTACGCCGCTGGATTCTGGAGATGCTCATGTCCGAGTGTCCGGCCAGCCAAGAAATAAAGGAAATGGCCGCCCAGTACGGGGTGGAGACCACTCGCTTCGAGATCAATGACCCGGAGCAGGAGTGCATTCTCTGCGGGCTGTGCGTGCGGGCCTGCGCCCAGGTGGTGGGGGCCAACGCCATCAGCACCGTGGGACGCGGCGCGCAAAAGGAAATCGGTTCCCCCTACCTGGTTCCAGGCGATGCCTGCGTGGCCTGCGGCACCTGCGTGACCGTGTGCCCCACCGGAGCCATGAGGGCTCGCTTCGAACGGGTGCGCGGGGTTCCCTCCGTGGTCATGGCCCGGTCGGTCAAGTGA
- a CDS encoding hydrogenase iron-sulfur subunit produces MANQSKIGVFLCECGRRIAPLVELDTLKKQLEGDPLISYVGVEPFSCLAPGMADIKAAVAEHGLDRVVVAGCEARVMLSKFEHELEGSGLEAGQIDIVNLRGHVAQVSDLSPEEKAVKGFKLIKAVAAGLEALAPSPLEKVEFNGPVMILGGGIATYSAAQELSRRGIECIAAVATDEWEDEIRMLHEHYPGERHYYDRLEAIMREVDSSPLVRRITVGELTSMTGRTGDYHVTFSDPMGGPPRVYEVGAIIAALDGQMLNQGSNFGHDGRNVICHTEAEEMLWTLGAPEGKVLFWLNDYEAGHPEYSYLSSRAAWSMARYMRESSPLTEVTILYNHQMSVPLSAGERAASRKLGIAWLPYDGALRPTVQAGFVTYCDPVSHLEQEMAWDKLILSPRRSVGHEATKVAHILGLEHEEGTFLEEPKQRVRPEQVGRDEAYLAGSARYPCDLHESLRQGRRAATKTAEIVAKAEAGELFAPRMVCVVDQSKCIGCGLCKEICDCGGIEPVEGPGGNIPRHVDPMVCTGGGTCAAACPYHALTIQNNTTTQREARVSTLANALAPDEVVAFGCAWGGLAAADNAGVKGMTYDPRLYMLRVSCIGQLDPSVLARAFLEGANSLLLIGCPPEDCHHSFGLDHTWSRVNLMKKLLSLCGFDRRRIALAHADLNRPEEYIQTVNSFIAAMAELGPIERTPENQEKLAGLYATVNSPRVRWVLGATLRRPWEDVYPGNQRNALAFDRDMMGVVSEEFIKARVANLLKEQARPFQLRELAAALHTDEKPLMESLREMVGEGVVGRMHKDGVAHYVMR; encoded by the coding sequence ATGGCTAACCAAAGCAAGATAGGCGTCTTCCTCTGCGAGTGCGGCCGCCGCATCGCCCCCCTGGTGGAGTTGGATACGCTGAAGAAGCAGCTGGAAGGCGACCCCCTGATCAGCTACGTGGGCGTGGAGCCCTTCTCCTGCCTGGCTCCGGGCATGGCCGACATCAAGGCGGCCGTGGCCGAGCACGGCCTGGACCGGGTGGTGGTGGCCGGCTGCGAGGCCCGGGTGATGCTCAGCAAGTTCGAGCACGAGCTGGAGGGCAGCGGCCTGGAGGCGGGCCAGATCGACATCGTCAACCTCAGGGGCCACGTGGCCCAGGTCAGCGATCTGAGCCCCGAGGAGAAGGCGGTCAAGGGCTTCAAGCTCATCAAGGCCGTGGCCGCGGGCCTGGAGGCCCTGGCCCCCTCGCCCCTGGAAAAGGTGGAGTTCAACGGCCCGGTGATGATCCTGGGCGGAGGCATCGCCACCTACAGCGCGGCCCAGGAGCTGTCGCGCCGGGGCATCGAGTGCATCGCCGCGGTGGCCACCGACGAGTGGGAAGACGAGATCCGCATGCTGCACGAGCACTACCCCGGCGAGCGCCACTACTACGACCGCCTGGAGGCGATCATGCGGGAGGTGGACTCCAGCCCCCTGGTGCGCCGCATCACCGTGGGCGAGCTTACCTCCATGACCGGGCGCACCGGCGACTATCACGTCACCTTCAGCGACCCCATGGGCGGTCCGCCCCGGGTGTACGAGGTGGGGGCCATCATCGCCGCGCTGGACGGACAGATGCTCAACCAGGGCAGCAACTTCGGCCATGACGGCCGCAACGTGATCTGCCACACCGAGGCCGAGGAGATGCTCTGGACCCTGGGCGCCCCCGAGGGCAAGGTGCTGTTCTGGCTCAACGACTACGAGGCCGGCCACCCCGAGTATTCCTACCTCTCCAGCCGGGCGGCCTGGTCCATGGCCCGCTACATGCGCGAGAGCTCGCCGCTCACCGAGGTGACCATCCTCTACAACCATCAGATGTCCGTGCCCCTGTCCGCCGGCGAGCGGGCGGCCAGCCGCAAGCTGGGCATCGCCTGGCTGCCCTACGACGGCGCGCTTAGGCCCACGGTGCAGGCGGGCTTCGTCACCTACTGCGACCCCGTTAGCCACCTGGAGCAGGAGATGGCTTGGGACAAGCTGATCCTCAGCCCCCGGCGCAGCGTGGGCCACGAGGCCACCAAGGTGGCCCATATCCTGGGCCTGGAACACGAGGAGGGCACCTTCTTGGAGGAGCCCAAGCAGCGGGTGCGCCCGGAGCAGGTGGGACGCGACGAGGCCTATCTGGCGGGCAGCGCCCGCTACCCCTGCGACCTGCACGAGTCCCTGCGCCAGGGCCGCCGGGCGGCCACCAAGACCGCCGAGATCGTGGCCAAGGCCGAGGCGGGCGAGCTTTTCGCCCCGCGCATGGTCTGCGTGGTGGACCAGAGCAAGTGCATCGGTTGCGGCCTGTGCAAGGAAATCTGCGACTGCGGAGGCATCGAGCCGGTGGAAGGCCCCGGCGGCAACATCCCCCGCCATGTGGACCCCATGGTCTGCACCGGCGGCGGCACCTGCGCGGCGGCTTGCCCCTACCACGCCCTGACCATTCAGAACAACACCACCACCCAGCGCGAAGCCAGGGTCAGCACCCTGGCCAACGCCCTGGCCCCCGACGAGGTGGTGGCCTTCGGCTGCGCCTGGGGCGGTCTGGCCGCGGCCGACAACGCCGGGGTCAAGGGCATGACCTACGATCCGCGTCTGTACATGCTCCGGGTAAGCTGCATCGGCCAGTTGGATCCATCGGTGTTGGCCCGCGCCTTCCTGGAGGGCGCCAACAGCCTGCTACTCATCGGCTGCCCCCCCGAGGACTGCCACCACTCCTTCGGCCTGGACCACACCTGGAGCCGGGTCAACCTGATGAAGAAGCTGTTGTCCCTGTGCGGCTTCGACCGCCGGCGCATCGCCTTGGCCCATGCCGACCTGAACCGGCCCGAGGAGTACATCCAGACCGTTAACAGCTTCATCGCGGCCATGGCCGAGCTGGGGCCCATCGAGCGCACCCCGGAAAACCAGGAGAAGCTGGCCGGGCTCTACGCCACGGTGAACAGCCCCCGGGTCCGCTGGGTGCTGGGCGCCACCCTGCGGCGCCCCTGGGAAGATGTCTATCCCGGCAACCAGCGCAACGCCCTGGCCTTTGACCGCGACATGATGGGCGTGGTCAGCGAGGAGTTCATCAAGGCGCGGGTGGCCAACCTGCTCAAGGAGCAGGCGCGGCCCTTCCAACTGCGCGAGCTGGCCGCCGCCCTGCACACGGACGAGAAGCCCCTCATGGAAAGCCTGCGCGAGATGGTGGGCGAGGGGGTCGTCGGCCGCATGCACAAGGACGGCGTGGCCCACTACGTCATGCGCTAG
- a CDS encoding 2-hydroxyacid dehydrogenase: protein MKPKVLVTRGLPEPVMEFLRENFQLSVNPRERAFTREEFLAAARGMEGILPLLTERIDGEALDAAGPGLKIVANYAVGYNNIDLDAATARGVAVSNTPGVLTDTTADLAMALILAVARRVPEGDRLCRTGGFPGWSPQFMLGADVHHKTLGLVGLGRVGRAVARRAAGFDMELIYAPHGACPAGGVDPESGARCLPLAEVLARADFLSLHVPLTPETRHLLGAAELALMKPGAFLINTARGEVVDEAALARALASGRLGGAGLDVYENEPRVHPGLVSLDNVVLLPHVGSATVETRVAMGKKAADNLVALLLRGQRPPDCLNPEVLG, encoded by the coding sequence ATGAAACCCAAAGTACTGGTAACCCGCGGCCTGCCCGAGCCGGTCATGGAATTTCTGCGGGAGAATTTCCAGCTGAGCGTCAACCCCCGCGAGCGGGCCTTTACCCGCGAGGAGTTCCTGGCCGCCGCCAGGGGCATGGAGGGCATCCTGCCTCTACTCACCGAGCGCATCGACGGCGAGGCCCTGGACGCCGCCGGGCCGGGGCTAAAAATCGTGGCCAACTACGCGGTGGGCTACAACAACATCGACCTGGACGCGGCCACGGCGCGGGGAGTGGCGGTAAGCAACACCCCCGGGGTGCTCACCGACACCACCGCCGATTTGGCCATGGCCCTGATCCTGGCCGTGGCCCGGCGGGTGCCCGAGGGCGACCGTCTCTGCCGCACCGGCGGCTTTCCCGGCTGGAGCCCCCAGTTCATGCTGGGCGCGGACGTGCACCACAAGACCCTGGGGCTGGTCGGCCTGGGCCGGGTGGGCCGGGCGGTGGCCAGGCGTGCGGCGGGATTCGACATGGAGCTGATCTACGCCCCCCATGGGGCTTGCCCGGCGGGCGGGGTGGACCCCGAAAGCGGGGCCCGGTGCCTGCCCCTGGCCGAGGTGCTGGCCCGGGCCGATTTTCTGAGCCTGCACGTGCCGCTCACCCCCGAGACCCGCCATTTGCTGGGCGCGGCCGAACTGGCCCTGATGAAACCCGGCGCCTTTTTGATCAACACCGCCCGGGGCGAGGTGGTGGACGAGGCGGCCCTGGCCCGGGCCCTGGCCTCCGGCCGCCTGGGCGGGGCGGGCCTGGACGTGTATGAGAACGAGCCCCGGGTGCATCCGGGGCTGGTGAGTCTGGACAACGTGGTGCTCCTGCCCCACGTGGGCAGCGCCACCGTGGAGACCAGGGTGGCCATGGGCAAAAAGGCGGCGGACAATCTCGTCGCCCTGCTCTTGCGCGGCCAGAGGCCGCCCGACTGCCTCAACCCGGAGGTCCTGGGCTGA
- a CDS encoding lytic transglycosylase F produces MKRSIACLSGMLIALACLPWCPPAHANTDEALSEEFIQQIKRPRTGDLPSMIKERAIRALVAYNKTNYFLDGGRERGVTYEALQMYQDELNKELAKRGKRQKHLRVHVIIIPVARDKLIPYLIQGKGDIAAANLTITSYRRKEVEFCAPFADNVKEVVVTGPGAPALKSLDDLSGRAVYVRKSSSYYGSLIKLNAALKKKKLKPVKIEFADENLETEDILEMANAGLVPITIADSHLADFWAKIFKKIQVHHQLAVRTGGRIAWAVRKNSPKLVKSINAFVKTHKQGTLMGNILTKRYYQDTKWAREALNEENIQRFNRTTKFFQKYASQYGFDWLMLTALAFQESGLDNEKVSHVGAVGVMQIMPKTAANPPVSIAQYKKLENNIHAGTKYLRWIFDRYFKDDPKMDQLNKVLFTFASYNAGPGKVANLRQRAAKMELDPNVWFHNVEVVAAKVIGRETVQYVGNIYKYYVAYLQADKQRQERFEAMKKK; encoded by the coding sequence TTGAAAAGATCCATAGCCTGCCTCTCGGGCATGCTCATCGCCCTCGCTTGCCTGCCGTGGTGCCCCCCGGCGCACGCCAATACGGATGAAGCCCTATCCGAGGAATTCATCCAGCAGATAAAACGACCCCGGACCGGCGACCTGCCCAGCATGATAAAGGAGCGGGCCATCCGCGCCCTGGTGGCCTACAACAAAACCAACTATTTTCTGGACGGGGGCCGGGAGCGCGGGGTCACCTACGAAGCCCTCCAGATGTACCAAGATGAGCTCAACAAGGAGCTGGCCAAGAGGGGCAAGAGGCAGAAGCATCTCAGGGTTCACGTAATCATCATCCCCGTGGCCAGGGACAAGTTGATTCCTTACCTGATCCAGGGCAAGGGAGACATCGCCGCCGCCAACCTGACCATCACCTCCTACCGGCGCAAGGAGGTGGAATTTTGCGCCCCCTTCGCCGACAACGTGAAGGAGGTGGTGGTGACCGGCCCCGGCGCCCCGGCCCTCAAGAGCCTGGACGACCTGTCCGGCCGGGCGGTGTATGTGCGCAAGTCCAGCAGCTATTACGGGAGCCTGATCAAGCTCAACGCCGCTCTGAAGAAAAAGAAGCTCAAACCGGTAAAAATCGAGTTTGCCGACGAAAACCTGGAGACCGAGGACATCCTGGAAATGGCCAACGCCGGCCTGGTGCCCATCACCATCGCCGACAGCCACCTGGCCGATTTTTGGGCCAAGATATTCAAGAAAATCCAGGTGCACCACCAACTGGCCGTGCGCACCGGCGGCCGCATCGCCTGGGCGGTGCGCAAAAACAGCCCCAAGCTGGTGAAATCCATCAACGCCTTTGTGAAGACCCACAAGCAAGGCACCCTGATGGGCAACATCTTGACCAAGCGCTACTACCAGGACACCAAGTGGGCCCGGGAGGCCCTGAACGAAGAGAACATCCAGCGTTTCAACCGCACCACCAAGTTTTTCCAGAAATACGCCTCCCAGTACGGCTTCGACTGGTTGATGCTCACCGCCCTGGCTTTTCAGGAATCCGGCCTGGACAACGAGAAGGTGAGCCACGTGGGCGCGGTGGGGGTGATGCAGATAATGCCCAAGACCGCCGCCAATCCGCCGGTATCCATCGCTCAATACAAGAAGCTGGAGAACAACATCCACGCGGGCACCAAGTACCTTCGCTGGATCTTCGACCGCTACTTCAAGGACGACCCCAAGATGGACCAGCTGAACAAGGTGCTGTTCACCTTTGCCTCCTACAACGCAGGTCCGGGCAAGGTGGCCAATCTGCGCCAACGGGCGGCCAAGATGGAGCTGGACCCCAACGTCTGGTTCCATAACGTGGAGGTGGTCGCGGCCAAGGTCATCGGGCGCGAAACCGTGCAGTACGTGGGCAACATCTACAAGTACTACGTGGCCTACCTCCAGGCCGACAAGCAACGGCAGGAGCGTTTCGAGGCGATGAAAAAGAAGTAG
- a CDS encoding TRAP transporter small permease subunit, with the protein MNTLKRLANGIDRINQAVGRFVSWITALLVLVVFADVVMRYVFQISFVFTQELEWHLFAFIFLMGAGYTLLHDGHVRVDIIYQKLGPKAQAWINFLGCLLFLFPGCFLIIYTSWGFVENSFAIMEGSPDPGGIPLRFILKSMIPLGFVLVWLQGISLFINSFLVITGRQETNREAA; encoded by the coding sequence ATGAATACCCTAAAAAGGTTGGCTAACGGCATAGACAGGATTAACCAGGCGGTAGGCCGCTTTGTCTCCTGGATCACCGCCCTGCTGGTGCTGGTGGTCTTCGCCGACGTGGTTATGCGCTACGTGTTCCAGATCAGCTTCGTGTTCACCCAGGAATTGGAGTGGCACCTGTTCGCCTTCATCTTCCTGATGGGCGCGGGCTACACCCTACTGCACGACGGACACGTGCGGGTGGACATCATCTACCAAAAGCTGGGGCCCAAGGCCCAGGCCTGGATCAACTTCCTGGGCTGCCTGCTGTTCCTCTTCCCCGGCTGCTTCCTCATCATCTACACCTCCTGGGGTTTCGTGGAAAACTCCTTTGCCATCATGGAGGGGTCGCCGGACCCCGGCGGCATCCCCCTGCGCTTCATCCTCAAGAGCATGATCCCCTTGGGTTTCGTCCTGGTGTGGTTGCAGGGCATCAGCCTTTTCATCAACAGCTTCCTGGTCATCACCGGCCGCCAAGAGACCAATAGGGAGGCCGCCTGA
- a CDS encoding TRAP transporter large permease, producing the protein MFEEYMAGWMFLALTIWLMAGFPVTFTLMGTALCFGLIGSGFDFFNLLPMRIWGVMNNVVLIAVPLFIFMGVTLERSGLAEELLDTMGRLFGRMRGGLAISVVVVGALLGASTGIVGATVVTMGLLAVPTMLRRNYQKELACGTVAASGTLGQIIPPSIVLVLLGTIVQVPVGDLFMAAIFPGLILVALYIIYIIVITMIRKDIAPPIPRDEEMDGLSRTQFFMRVAKALFPPLFLIVAVLGSIFAGVASPTEAAAVGSVGAVLLAIWNKKFNITVLREVMDATTKLTCMVFIILVGAAAFGLTFRELNGDDLVRNFLTHVAHMYSHQMVLVIVMAVIFLVGFVLDFIEITFIHVPVLVPILIEEFNFDPLWICVLLAVNLQTSFMTPPFGFSLFYLKGVTPPEVRTGHIYRGIIPFVALQLIGLFIVAYWQELSTWLPRVVYSN; encoded by the coding sequence ATGTTTGAGGAGTACATGGCGGGCTGGATGTTCCTGGCCTTGACCATCTGGTTGATGGCGGGCTTCCCGGTCACCTTCACCCTCATGGGCACCGCCCTTTGCTTCGGCCTCATCGGCTCGGGGTTCGACTTCTTCAACCTGCTGCCCATGCGCATCTGGGGAGTGATGAACAACGTGGTGCTCATCGCGGTGCCCCTGTTCATTTTCATGGGGGTCACCCTGGAGCGCTCGGGCCTGGCCGAGGAGTTATTGGACACCATGGGCCGCCTGTTCGGGCGCATGCGCGGCGGCCTGGCCATCTCGGTGGTGGTGGTGGGGGCCCTGTTGGGCGCTTCCACGGGCATCGTGGGGGCCACGGTGGTGACCATGGGCCTGTTGGCCGTGCCCACCATGCTTCGGCGCAACTACCAGAAAGAACTGGCCTGCGGCACGGTGGCCGCCTCGGGCACCCTGGGCCAGATCATCCCGCCCTCTATCGTGTTGGTGCTTTTGGGCACCATCGTGCAGGTGCCGGTGGGCGACCTGTTCATGGCCGCCATCTTCCCCGGCCTGATTCTGGTGGCCCTGTACATCATCTACATCATCGTGATCACCATGATCAGGAAGGACATCGCCCCGCCCATTCCCCGGGACGAAGAGATGGACGGCCTGAGCCGCACCCAGTTCTTCATGCGGGTGGCCAAGGCCCTGTTCCCGCCCCTGTTTTTGATCGTGGCGGTGCTGGGTTCCATCTTCGCCGGGGTGGCCTCGCCCACCGAGGCGGCGGCGGTGGGCAGCGTGGGCGCGGTGCTCTTGGCCATCTGGAACAAGAAGTTCAACATCACGGTGCTGCGCGAGGTCATGGACGCCACCACCAAGCTAACCTGCATGGTGTTCATCATCCTGGTGGGCGCGGCGGCCTTCGGCCTTACCTTCCGCGAGCTCAACGGCGACGACCTGGTGCGCAATTTCCTGACTCACGTGGCCCACATGTACAGCCATCAGATGGTGCTGGTCATCGTCATGGCGGTGATCTTTTTGGTGGGTTTCGTGCTGGACTTCATCGAGATCACCTTTATCCACGTGCCGGTCCTGGTGCCCATCCTGATCGAGGAGTTCAACTTCGACCCTTTGTGGATTTGCGTGCTGCTGGCGGTGAACCTGCAGACCTCTTTCATGACGCCGCCCTTTGGTTTCTCACTGTTCTATTTGAAAGGGGTGACCCCGCCGGAAGTGAGAACCGGCCACATATACCGGGGCATCATTCCCTTTGTGGCCTTGCAACTCATAGGCCTGTTCATCGTGGCGTATTGGCAGGAGTTGTCCACTTGGCTGCCCCGGGTCGTCTATAGCAACTAG